ggcatgctttggggacctctgagaccaatataaacttgtctttaaaggggtAACATTTGTGACCTTTAACTGGATCCCCTGTCGTATCCATTGGACCTTTTGGCTGAAAATGCGTTGATATGAAGACTTGATCCATGGGTTGTTATTAAATGCATTCATGCAATGTTTCTCAGTAAACTTAAAGATTTTGAAGGGCTATTTCAGACTATATTAACAATATCTcccctccaaaataaaataaggcaAATTAACAAGGAGTTTGTGTGAAATTGATGTGTAAGTGTTTAAGTGCATTGCAggattaaataaataatcacattAATGAATAAATTGTATATGTTGGTGTGTTTACATACTgccaagaaagaaagaacaatGATCAGACTCAGGCTGAGTCAGGCTCTatctcagctgtttttaatagaaaacaatagaaaaacaaaatagcAGCAGTAGAAAAATACACAGTTGTAACAAAAGGACATATATACTTACAGAAATGTACCTTTTAAAACCCTATAATAATAATGTACCTAGATATTatatttcaaactgaaatgtGTTGGACGTGTACAACATTGCAGCTTCATTGTGGAGAAATACAGGTAACCTCTTCTCTCTCCAATATACTGCATAcaggtaaaataaaacattttattgccTTTGTGGGTCCATCACTAACTCTTACATGCAGGATTTTCAGTTCAGTCAAATCAGTGGAGTGATCGCTTGCAGAAGCTTACTTAAAATGTCCTGAAATGGTCCCAAAATAACCAGGGTTCGTACAGGAAACCACAGGTGAGGTGCCACTATGTGTCCCATCCAAACAGTGAGAGAAGGAGTGTTTTTACCTCCACGTTCACCTGCAAAGAAGCAGGCTCAGTCCTCCATCTTTCCAGCAGCTTCTTCTTTACCATCAGTTAAAAAGATCCTGATATTTATTGGCACAAACCCTCTTCTTTAGTAAACTTCTCTAATACTCTCACTGGATTAGTCTGTAGAAAACCCAGCAGGCGAACACGACCCAGTGGCTCGCCCAGTTCAGTTCAGACCACCTCTGGATGGTGTGGATCGCTGCGTACCCCTGCAAACGTGAGACACATGTAAGCAAACATAAGAGTTTTCAAGTGCCATCTATGGAGAATCCAACAATACTAGAGTCGTGTAAAATGTATTTCCTAAATTTTATGATAGTTCTTTCCAAGAACTGTTAGTTCACGATTTAACAAGGGAGGAGGCAATTAGGTGAGGtgtattataaataaaaaagcagtGTCATTGTGCTCCTACCTCTTCTACTTCTTGCTCATCAACTCCAGGATCAAACATGGAGCCCAGGTAGGTCAGGTGGAAGatggccaagaggctaaagaccAGGTTCAGCAGCATCACCCAGTAATCCTGCGCACAAGGAAAACGAAACACTTTAAACAGCAACACAACATACAAGATTAAAACATGGTAAATGTGCTTTTAGTTTATTATCCTGTCAGTTTTGTTTGATAATGTCTGTTTAGTCCAGGTAGACTGCAGGGTTAAATCAAGTTCTGAAGAATCTGAATGTCTTTAGTTGTGATTTCCGAGCTTTGCTCTTTGAATCAAACAGGTTTATAGAGCAGCAGTTGTACCTTCTTGTGCTGATGGCTGCAGTCAGCAGCGCAGGGCCGGGAGAGGACACAGGCGCTGAAGATGGATGCAAGTTTTTGTCTCAGAACTGAGGATGAAGGAAGATAAAACACCAGTACAGCATAAGAGACAGAGTGGAGAACAATTACAAACTCAAGAAATACAATCTGGTGTTTTTTTGCACAGCTGAAATAGAAAGTTTATTTCAATTCAGTGCTTTAATTCAGGGTTCCCAACCTGTTTTCCTTAGGGCCGCCCCTACTTGAAAAGCAAAGCCCCTCAGGACCCCCTcggaaaaattcaaatcaattttaattgtttttattgacaaaatctGAACATAATAGGCCCACATACTCCTGTTCTTGACAAAAATCAATGTTTAAACTTTCCATTATTACTACAGGGCAACtcttgaaaaaacaataaagaggacttagtcatttttcaataaaacctCTAAATTCTCAAGGTaaaaaagttgttaatttacaggaaaaaagtagacattttgtcactttgaaaGTTGTAATGTAAGTGAACCAAAATTTAGTGTTTTTGAGATTATAgagtcaaaaatccaaccaatattttcagtttggtttcttatAGATTTTTGGTAAAAcactattttacattgcattgaaggattttaaaatttgacatttttttagtttctatTGTCAAAATTAAAGACTTCCTTAGCTCAGAAACTGCAATATTGTCTTGTaaatttcttactttttaaactttgaaaccCAGAgttttttctggaaaataaacaactttaaaatcttattttccccctgaaaaacatttttgcctaAAAAATTACAGATTctctccatttttaaaaatcttttacatTGGCCTTAAATCAtcatgtttctaatcatgattcttactaaatatatttgtacatctaattttgacagcctcagAGTAGACAGGGTCCTGcacccccctgaaatctctggcgccccccccccccccccaggggtgcctggaccccaggttgggaaccaatgcctTAATTAGTATTTTTAGAGCATTTTCATACTAGACAATCTGTCACATACCCAAGCATGCTTGTCCCCAAAATCAAGTTTGTTTGACAGCTGTGAGCGCTCTAGTATGGTTCCTTAGCgctggtccagatggaggagggCCTCAGCATGGTATGgtaattatttttatgtctaTAAATCTTCTTGGGTGTTCATCATCTTGTATAACGTCTATGTTGAGCTGGTCCACTGGACCTTACAGAACACTTACTGACTGTTTTATGTCTGATGCCCCACAGACTTACTCTGAATTAGGAAAATCTGCAAGGAGCTTTCATGCTTCAAATATGTAGAATCACACTGTTAAGATCAAAACTCTCATTTCTCAGAGGCAGTGATTTATAAATCTTGAATCATTtaatctctgtgttttcttcttgtATTTTTCTATTTGGTTTAAATGTGAATTGTTTGTGTATCAACATCACTGGAAGTGAGGGAAACCCTGCTGGTTTTCAAGGCTTGAATTAAGGTTGATGATGTTTGCTCATGCATGCTAATGTGCCTATCACAGATGTTACGTCTAATCCGTTTAGCTGTTCCTTCAGCAGTTCTTTAAAACAATGGAGAGTATCAAAGAGTGACAACAAGTGAGTAAAGttactgtcatgttgtctgtgaATTTCTATATTGTGCTGACTGTCAGACAGCGTGTCTTATAAACTGTGAATGCCATGTTATAGCATGATGATATATCCGTGTGCACAGACTGGTGGGGTACTGAGGAGGGGGACAGATTTAAGTGTGAGCGTGCCTCCATACCAAGCAGAATAATAACTCTTACCATGTTCTACATATGTGATGAATCCCAAAGACAGCAAAACTGCTCCAAGGTGGAAACTCAGACCCTGAAGAAAGTCCAGATAATATCTGTTATTTAAAAGCAATTGTTAAAGCGGAAGGACTTCCAAAAAACTAAACGTTAATAATTCAGTTACTGTCCAGGTTATTTGCAAACAACGTCCCTGGAAAAAAGAACTGCagtcaaaattcaaaatctaaGCTAGTCTGACATAATATAAAtcccttaaaggggacatattttacccttgtaagacaagtttatatccatctcagaggtccccaaaacatgcctgtgaagtctgttactgaaaaaacactctagtattggatttttgcatgtctaaaaacccctctgtttcagccctgctcagaacaagctgtttttgtgtctgtggctttaaatgctgTCTGACTCCTACTCTCAGATCAGAGTCAacagctatccagcatctcagctggcagctgagatgaagatcaggagaagagggcGGAACTTCTTctcaagcagggagggccaaccaaacctgggggcggggctaactccccacatgaggtcatgagggtataatctgagaacagcttgttccagcagacattttctgaaaggcgGAGAAAAGAGGGTGGAAGGAAATTggtttttctggtacttgaggggattgtggacaggccaggggcacatatttatgttagaaaagcctaaaaaagtgatttttgcataatatgtccccttaaaTAACATGAGAGTGCCttaaatttagacatttttttaagagGCGTTGTTTGCAAGTAACTTGGATAGTcattgttttgctattttgacCTCCGTCCCCTTATCCTTTAAAGCACTTGATCCTTGTCGcactttttaatacatttttggcCCTGTGCAGAACTTGCATTATTCTAtctaaaactcaaaatctgtcTTTGAAACAGTTATtgtttagagcagtgttaattttgtcgactaaaactatgacgtTATGACagacttttttccatgacaaaaactagataaAGACTTACCAACaatagatctatgatgactaaaactgacaaaaactaagttaagttttcgtcaagatgactaaaactagactaaaatgttatgtaGTTTCCGTCGGACATTCGaaatctgtgatatttgtccactgtgggtaaatctgtcaaaaaaacaacgcgtctgtatctattctgcctctcagctgtagaaagcagggaccccatatttagcagagtgcatagaacacgctaccatgatttggtaccagatttaagcaagagattaaatgcttggactaaaagtaaagactaaaatgtgaggactttttatggactaaaactagactaaaatgttttgagttttcatcgactaaaactagactaaaactaaaaaggaaagaaataactaaaatgtgactagaactaaaatgcatttcatctaaagactaaaactaaaattaaaaatagctgccaaaattaacactggtttagagTATATTAAAATGCCGTTCATTACTGTCAAAGGCTGGTAAAAGGAAGTATGCATGGTGTTACTAACATGCAGTAAGGCGCTGGCTGTGTACGTCACCAGGATGGCTGGAAAAGTCCCCAGTTTCATCGCATTTTTGAAAACGTCTGAAGAAATAAAAGGACAACACAATGTTAGATCTCAGCATACTTGTTCATAcaaatgctgtttttgatgCAACATTCATGGATAAGACATATGAGACAGACTGAATATACTGTACATAGATAGCTATAGTCATACTCCAAGCAGACAAAGAATAAAGGGAATCAGATCTAACAGGCTGATAGCAACAGTGATCTTCTTTTCTGTAGCTTTTTATAGTTGGTTAATATTTGCCAACTTTACAGCCTTCAAATTACCTGCTGATTAAATTTGTTATAAATAACTGTGACCAAAAGATGAAGTAAAAAATGGCTTCTTGAAAGCTATGTGCTGAGATATGCTTGTTTCTTAAGCCATATTTAGTGATACTGGAGTTTTGTGTGGatacacatgaggtttgcactTACAAGTTTTCAGCCAGCGGGACATGGGGATGTTCCAGGACGTCACCACCAACACCATGGAGCGAGGCATTTCAACACTGAGAGGCTTTACAACGCTCATATccctaaacattaaaaacatggagaaactgTATGAAGAAAACAAGTTTAAAGGCATTTATTCTTTAATCTAGTCTTTGGTTTTTGGAGATTTGATGACTATTCCCGAGCTTTGATTGTggtaaaaaacatttaaaaaaatatgagaatagttttctgtaaaaataagaTCATTGCTAAAGCTTTTGCCACCTTTACAGATGCATTACAAACATGACATCTCTCTCTAATCAGAGGAGCTAAGCCTTGATAAAACTCACCAATTGATGTTGTCTTTGTCCTCAGTGAAACCGGCTCCAGCCAGCATGCTGGTGCCTTCACTCAGGTGACCCACGAAGTAGTTACTGAAGTGGAAGGACACGGCGTTTTCATAAGCATGCATCCAcctgacagacacagaaaacacacatcagACACACACATGGGTAACCCTTTAAAATCTTCTGTGTACATGTCCTCTCTGATGCAGGAGGTCTGTGATCTGAATGATAATGTGGCTTACTTCTGTGTGAACGGGCTTCCCTCGATGGGGATGAACAGCGTGAAGAGGTAGGGGGCGATGCAGGTGGAGACCAGCAGACAGATCTGACTCTTCAGAAGGCTAAAAGAGCAGCTCTGCAGCCACGCCCAGCTCTAAAGGAGCAAATAACGTGACATCCAACACTACGATAAGGACATAAACAAGAAGATGTAAGCAGAGGAAGCAGGAAGCATGAACTCCTCACCAGTTTTCTGCCCTCTGCTGCGTTCTTATAACTGGTAAAGCTGATCCAAGGGCCGAACGCGACAGAACCCACGAAGAGGATGTAACCGAGGAACTCAGCAGGGGAGGGCAGAGCGGCCACCACCCCTCTGTCCAGGTCAAAGGCCAGAGAGATGGCCTTCATCGCAACCACCATCTGAGAGCCTGACACACATCAACACATCTACAACATCAATGtcttaacagaaaaaaaaaaacagatatagACCCAGATCACTATTGTGAAAATTAAACAGGCTGATTTTCTTGGTTTCTAAAAAGTGAAGGCAGGATTCTTGTCActtagacttaaaaaaaaaaaaaaaaaaagtggatacTTTAATTTCTTTCAGAACAGAAAATTCAAATAACATGAAAGCATTAAGAAGCTGTTGTTGCTATAACTTTTGATTTGAACtgacctttattttaaaaatgtcttttcagATACAGTATCCCCTGGTACCTCAAAGGCCTTAAAATTTTTATTACACTATGCAGAATTCTTCTAAGACACCAGGAAAATCTCTGACAACCAACAGAATTCCCATCAGGCTCTTAAAGGTTAAAGTCAGATATAAAGAACaaggaaataagaaaaatgtaaatctgaCCTCTTATTTTATGCCAGGTCACCGCATCGATTAAATGCAACTctctgaaattatgaaaaagaacaaaaaaaaaaaagattttatccCAAGAATCAAATATGAAATTTATGATGGGTAAGTTGAATAAAAACTCCACTCTGAATGTTAGGTCCTCTAATAATAAAGGCAAAGAATTATTTCCAGGTAAAGCACATCAACTTTTCTGTAATCAGCCACACAAAAATACAGCATAAACACTTATTGCTCATGAGTGTTTCATTCTGCTATACTGAGCCTTTATATGTTATATTCTGATACCAATAgacaaagattaaaaataaaatttagatttaataAATGGTCCAAACTCCTCTCTAGAGATTTGTTTCATTACAACCAAAAGTCTATAAAGATTAAACAATAACAATACTTTAAATTCAAGGCATGCACAAGTTTACAGTAATGATGTTGTCTGTGTCCATATAAAGCTTGACATTATTTTACCATGTTTGCTCACCCGATAAGGAGGAAGACGAGGATGACAACAGAGAGGAAGATTCCTCTGCCGCTGGAGTCTCGGCTGAGGAGCAGAATGAGGTAACAGAGAGCGCTGAGCAGCAGCACCCACAGCATGTGCATctcaaagaagaggaagagggcgCACATCCCAAACAGCGCCGACGTCAAGTGCTTCACCGTGGACGCACTGCCTGAGGAACACAAACAGGACAACACTCTGAATCACAGTTACGAATAGTTCATATTCTATAAAGACACATGAAACTGACAGAAAGGCCACATGACACTGGAGCAGTGTGAAGTGTGTATAGTAAAGATAAACCAAACAATAGCATCAGAATTGTCTTCATGCATTCTGTGCGTCTTACCCAGTCTGAAGCAGATCCTGCAGACgaggcagagcagcagcagattcCAGACCTGCTGCACACCCTGCTGGAGCGTGCTGAGCCCACAGCTCTCTGccagctgcagccacagagcCAGCCTGATGGACATGTCCATCCTGCAGCTacacaaacacatcaaaaacataCAATCATGAATAAAGCACTGATACATCAGttcactggtggactcagaggggcaaataatctaactgcagggctttttttctgctattgcaattgtgatttgatatgcatCTACTTTTAAACTTCCTCattgtgtgtatttttcaacaaagacAAGCCAGAGCTCATTCTATATAATATCCAAGATGTTATTTGATAGGTTAAACAAGGGCTGCACAATTTTGAAAACTACTTAATTGCGCTGTTGACCCATATTGTGAATTCAATATGAATTGCTGTATTTTGATGAAAGGGATTttcatgtcattctcattttgatcaagaaaaacatacacaaaaaataaggaaggtgggatttttttaaactattctGAACATGGCACTTGAGTGTTTGCAAGATGTAGAGAGAAGCATccctgctgcagaaaaaaatagcattaaacTGGTACTTTTGGGCGCTAGTGttgctcagtgggtagagcaggcgcaCGTAAGCAGAGGCTATAATTCACACTGCACTGACTCCCGGTCTCAGTGCATGTTTGGTGTATGTCTTCCCCACTTTCCTCATCCATATTTTGTGTCCCTCT
This window of the Cheilinus undulatus linkage group 11, ASM1832078v1, whole genome shotgun sequence genome carries:
- the LOC121516963 gene encoding protein-serine O-palmitoleoyltransferase porcupine-like isoform X2; amino-acid sequence: MDMSIRLALWLQLAESCGLSTLQQGVQQVWNLLLLCLVCRICFRLGSASTVKHLTSALFGMCALFLFFEMHMLWVLLLSALCYLILLLSRDSSGRGIFLSVVILVFLLIGELHLIDAVTWHKIRGSQMVVAMKAISLAFDLDRGVVAALPSPAEFLGYILFVGSVAFGPWISFTSYKNAAEGRKLSWAWLQSCSFSLLKSQICLLVSTCIAPYLFTLFIPIEGSPFTQKWMHAYENAVSFHFSNYFVGHLSEGTSMLAGAGFTEDKDNINWDMSVVKPLSVEMPRSMVLVVTSWNIPMSRWLKTYVFKNAMKLGTFPAILVTYTASALLHILSGLSSGSEFPPWSSFAVFGIHHICRTCSETKTCIHLQRLCPLPALRC
- the LOC121516963 gene encoding protein-serine O-palmitoleoyltransferase porcupine-like isoform X1; this translates as MDMSIRLALWLQLAESCGLSTLQQGVQQVWNLLLLCLVCRICFRLGSASTVKHLTSALFGMCALFLFFEMHMLWVLLLSALCYLILLLSRDSSGRGIFLSVVILVFLLIGELHLIDAVTWHKIRGSQMVVAMKAISLAFDLDRGVVAALPSPAEFLGYILFVGSVAFGPWISFTSYKNAAEGRKLSWAWLQSCSFSLLKSQICLLVSTCIAPYLFTLFIPIEGSPFTQKWMHAYENAVSFHFSNYFVGHLSEGTSMLAGAGFTEDKDNINWDMSVVKPLSVEMPRSMVLVVTSWNIPMSRWLKTYVFKNAMKLGTFPAILVTYTASALLHGLSFHLGAVLLSLGFITYVEHVLRQKLASIFSACVLSRPCAADCSHQHKKDYWVMLLNLVFSLLAIFHLTYLGSMFDPGVDEQEVEEGYAAIHTIQRWSELNWASHWVVFACWVFYRLIQ